A DNA window from Selenomonas sp. oral taxon 126 contains the following coding sequences:
- a CDS encoding CtsR family transcriptional regulator, whose protein sequence is MSNIADMIESYILRQLASRQDGQVELRRTEIADEISCAPSQISYVLSTRFTQDKGFVVESRRGLGGFIRIVQVPLRDLVYQDMLSKINEETDMETVQSMVRYLAQHGMVETREAALLMQVVTGLFHSETLAAKERVQMLKTMILTLENFR, encoded by the coding sequence ATGAGCAACATTGCCGATATGATTGAGTCCTACATTCTCCGTCAGCTCGCCTCACGGCAGGATGGGCAGGTGGAGCTGCGGCGGACGGAGATTGCAGATGAGATTTCATGCGCGCCGTCGCAGATCAGCTATGTGCTCTCCACGCGTTTTACGCAGGATAAAGGATTTGTAGTAGAGTCGCGGCGCGGGCTGGGCGGGTTCATCCGCATTGTTCAGGTGCCGTTGCGCGATCTCGTCTATCAGGACATGCTGTCGAAGATCAACGAAGAGACCGACATGGAGACGGTGCAGTCGATGGTGCGTTACCTCGCCCAACACGGGATGGTGGAGACGCGCGAGGCGGCACTCCTCATGCAGGTGGTGACAGGGCTGTTCCACTCGGAGACCCTTGCCGCCAAGGAGCGCGTCCAAATGTTGAAGACGATGATATTGACACTGGAGAATTTCCGATAG